The Geothrix sp. genome window below encodes:
- a CDS encoding cytochrome c3 family protein, with product MHQFDRAFRFVLPVAAVAILATVLSVGWLTQPDRFAKGYAPEQPIPFSHELHAGTLKMQCQYCHSGVDKSRHAGIPSVDLCMGCHKVTRTDRPAIQKLAKIAASGEPLPWQRVHTLPDHVFFDHRPHVNAGIACQSCHGEVQTMKVITREMGMRMGNCLACHRDPHAALPPGSKITKGAENCAACHR from the coding sequence ATGCACCAGTTCGACCGAGCGTTCCGCTTCGTCCTGCCCGTCGCGGCGGTGGCGATCCTCGCCACCGTCCTCTCGGTGGGCTGGCTCACCCAGCCGGACCGGTTCGCCAAGGGCTACGCCCCCGAGCAGCCCATCCCCTTCTCGCACGAACTCCACGCCGGCACCCTCAAGATGCAGTGCCAGTACTGCCATTCGGGCGTGGACAAGTCCCGCCACGCGGGCATCCCGAGCGTGGATCTCTGCATGGGTTGCCACAAGGTCACCCGGACCGACCGCCCCGCCATCCAGAAGCTGGCCAAGATCGCCGCGTCCGGCGAGCCCCTGCCCTGGCAGCGCGTCCACACCCTGCCCGACCATGTCTTCTTCGACCACCGCCCCCATGTGAACGCCGGCATCGCCTGCCAGAGCTGCCACGGCGAAGTGCAGACCATGAAGGTGATCACCCGGGAGATGGGCATGCGCATGGGCAACTGCCTGGCCTGCCACCGGGATCCCCATGCCGCGCTGCCGCCGGGCTCGAAGATCACCAAGGGCGCCGAAAACTGCGCCGCCTGCCACCGCTAG
- a CDS encoding Maf family protein: MTETLPGVPEAALQPLILASGSPRRRHWLEAMRIPFELQPPQVDETPLLDEEPGDLVLRLAELKAEVVARRNPGRWVMAADTTVAVDHHTLNKPVDVEDAVRMLTLIQGRAHQVHTGFCLQKNDTTHSFVDTAQVFFRPLTEAQIRWYVGTREPMDKAGAYAIQGVGALFIEAVEGSFSTVMGLPVERMGALFFHLGLLKPWMGFPQGS; encoded by the coding sequence ATGACCGAAACGCTGCCCGGCGTGCCCGAGGCCGCCCTGCAACCCCTGATCCTCGCCAGCGGCAGCCCCCGGCGCCGGCACTGGCTGGAGGCCATGCGCATCCCCTTCGAGCTCCAGCCCCCTCAGGTGGACGAGACCCCCCTGCTGGATGAGGAACCTGGCGACCTGGTGCTGCGCCTGGCGGAGCTGAAGGCCGAAGTCGTGGCCCGGCGCAATCCCGGCCGCTGGGTCATGGCCGCGGACACCACAGTGGCCGTGGACCACCACACCTTGAACAAGCCCGTGGATGTGGAGGACGCGGTGCGGATGCTGACCCTGATCCAGGGGCGGGCCCACCAGGTCCACACCGGCTTCTGCCTCCAGAAGAACGACACCACCCACAGCTTCGTCGATACCGCCCAGGTCTTCTTCCGGCCCCTGACCGAAGCGCAGATCCGCTGGTATGTGGGCACCCGTGAGCCCATGGACAAGGCGGGGGCCTACGCCATCCAGGGGGTGGGGGCCCTCTTCATCGAGGCCGTGGAGGGCAGTTTCTCTACGGTGATGGGCCTGCCGGTGGAGCGGATGGGGGCCCTCTTCTTCCACCTGGGCCTGCTCAAGCCGTGGATGGGGTTCCCCCAGGGTTCCTAG
- a CDS encoding GNAT family N-acetyltransferase, protein MDRDFLVPEPLSTVHGTVAFFDETWSVDPRELQIFFQAEEVYWTADRTIGQWRRLLACSRMLTARLVPEGHRGGRLVGATRLWSDHAYEAKLYDVVTARDLMGLGIASELVKWALRHPWVGEVQRFVLETRDAADFYPRFGFRMGQEVDSYHMRVGLLELSQRGLR, encoded by the coding sequence ATGGATCGCGATTTCCTCGTACCGGAGCCCTTGTCGACTGTCCACGGCACCGTGGCCTTCTTCGACGAGACCTGGAGCGTGGACCCCCGCGAACTTCAAATCTTCTTTCAGGCCGAAGAGGTCTACTGGACCGCGGACCGCACCATCGGGCAGTGGCGGCGGTTGCTGGCCTGCTCCCGGATGCTCACCGCCCGGCTGGTGCCGGAAGGGCACCGCGGGGGGCGGCTGGTGGGTGCCACCCGGCTCTGGTCCGATCACGCCTACGAAGCCAAGCTCTACGATGTGGTGACGGCCCGGGACCTGATGGGTCTCGGCATCGCCTCGGAGCTGGTCAAGTGGGCCCTGCGACACCCCTGGGTGGGCGAGGTGCAGCGGTTCGTCCTGGAAACCCGCGACGCGGCCGACTTCTACCCCCGGTTCGGTTTCCGGATGGGCCAGGAGGTCGACAGCTACCACATGCGCGTGGGCCTTCTCGAACTCAGCCAGCGGGGGCTCCGATGA